A genomic region of Streptomyces sp. NBC_00247 contains the following coding sequences:
- a CDS encoding ParB/RepB/Spo0J family partition protein, producing the protein MSDRRRGLGRGLAALIPAAPSEKQVAPMGAGQVLAAERGVPAAKLPPLPNGRLVPEPKPAEPSVEQPEPEAVGAYFAELLPDSIRPNPQQPREVFDEAALDELIISIKEVGLLQPVVVRQVGADSYELIMGERRLRASREAGLERIPAIVRATDDDKLLLDALLENLHRAQLNPLEEAAAYSQLLKEFNCTQEQLADRIGRSRPQVSNTLRLLRLPLSVRSRVAAGVLSAGHARALLSLEDPEQQEELARRIVREGLSVRSTEEIVKVMESKDDRPAKSKGPRAGSLVSPALSDLASRLSDRFETRVKVDLGQKKGKIVVEFASMEDLDRILGSLAPGEGRVLERGTSAKPAEDEAAS; encoded by the coding sequence GTGAGTGACCGTCGTCGAGGGCTGGGGCGCGGGCTCGCTGCGCTGATTCCCGCAGCTCCTTCGGAGAAGCAGGTGGCGCCTATGGGTGCCGGTCAGGTGCTGGCGGCGGAGCGGGGAGTGCCGGCCGCGAAGCTCCCCCCTCTGCCAAACGGGCGCTTGGTGCCCGAGCCGAAGCCGGCGGAGCCGTCGGTGGAGCAGCCGGAGCCGGAGGCCGTAGGCGCGTACTTCGCCGAACTGCTGCCGGACTCGATCCGTCCCAACCCACAGCAGCCTCGTGAGGTGTTCGACGAAGCGGCGCTCGACGAGCTGATCATCTCCATCAAGGAGGTGGGCCTTCTCCAGCCCGTCGTCGTGCGCCAGGTGGGGGCCGACAGCTACGAGCTCATCATGGGCGAGCGGCGTTTGCGGGCCAGCCGGGAGGCGGGTCTGGAGCGTATCCCCGCGATCGTCCGGGCGACCGACGATGACAAGCTTCTGTTGGATGCGCTTCTGGAGAACCTGCACCGGGCTCAGCTCAACCCGTTGGAGGAGGCAGCCGCGTACTCCCAGCTGCTCAAGGAGTTCAACTGTACTCAGGAGCAGCTGGCCGACCGGATCGGCCGTTCAAGGCCTCAGGTCTCGAACACGCTGCGTCTGTTGCGTCTGCCTCTTTCCGTGCGGAGCCGGGTGGCCGCAGGGGTTCTCTCGGCCGGCCATGCGCGGGCGCTGCTCTCGCTGGAGGATCCCGAGCAGCAGGAGGAGCTTGCCCGCCGCATCGTTCGTGAAGGGCTCTCGGTCCGCTCGACCGAGGAAATCGTCAAGGTCATGGAGTCGAAGGACGACCGCCCCGCGAAGTCGAAGGGGCCGAGGGCGGGAAGTCTGGTCTCGCCCGCGCTGAGTGATCTGGCGTCACGACTTTCGGACCGGTTCGAGACTCGGGTGAAGGTCGACCTCGGCCAGAAGAAGGGGAAGATCGTGGTCGAGTTCGCTTCCATGGAGGACCTCGACCGTATTCTCGGCAGTCTCGCGCCGGGTGAGGGGCGTGTGCTGGAGCGCGGCACCTCCGCGAAGCCTGCTGAGGACGAAGCGGCGAGCTGA
- a CDS encoding GNAT family N-acetyltransferase, which translates to MGRRLVPLTLDNLSDLPQRCRSCVFWELDPVRADTAVKAGTTESAKESWLSAVLLEWGSCGRLVHVDDVPVGYVLYAPPAYVPRSIAFPTSPVSPDAVQLITGWIDPAYQRQGLGRVMVQTVAKDLLQRGFKAIEAFGEARWKEPACLLPADHLLAVGFKTVRPHPVHPRLRLDLRTTLSWREDVELALDRLLGAVQKEPVLRPL; encoded by the coding sequence ATGGGGCGTCGGCTCGTACCGCTCACCCTGGACAATCTTTCGGATCTCCCCCAGCGCTGTCGGTCGTGTGTCTTCTGGGAGCTGGACCCCGTGAGGGCTGACACCGCGGTCAAGGCAGGTACCACGGAGTCGGCCAAGGAATCCTGGCTCTCCGCCGTTCTCCTGGAATGGGGGTCCTGCGGGCGGCTGGTCCATGTCGACGATGTGCCGGTGGGCTATGTGCTCTACGCGCCGCCGGCTTACGTACCGCGTTCCATCGCCTTTCCCACCAGTCCGGTCTCACCGGACGCCGTTCAGCTGATCACCGGCTGGATCGACCCCGCGTACCAGCGGCAGGGGCTGGGAAGAGTCATGGTCCAGACGGTGGCGAAGGATCTTCTGCAGCGTGGCTTCAAGGCCATCGAGGCTTTCGGCGAGGCACGGTGGAAGGAACCTGCCTGTCTTCTTCCGGCGGATCACCTTCTGGCGGTGGGCTTCAAGACCGTGCGGCCCCACCCCGTCCATCCGCGTCTGCGACTGGATTTGCGTACGACGCTCTCCTGGAGGGAAGACGTCGAGCTGGCGTTGGACCGCCTGCTGGGAGCGGTGCAGAAGGAACCCGTGCTCCGGCCGCTCTGA
- the trxA gene encoding thioredoxin has product MAGTLKNVTDATFEEEVLKSGKPVLVDFWAAWCGPCRQIAPSLEAIAAEHSEIEIVKLNIDENPDTAAKYGVMSIPTLNVYQGGEVAKTIVGAKPKAAILRDLEDFIVSE; this is encoded by the coding sequence GTGGCCGGCACGCTGAAGAACGTTACCGACGCTACTTTCGAGGAAGAGGTCCTGAAGAGCGGCAAGCCCGTTCTCGTGGACTTCTGGGCTGCCTGGTGCGGCCCGTGCCGCCAGATCGCCCCCTCCTTGGAGGCCATCGCCGCTGAGCACAGCGAGATCGAGATCGTGAAGCTCAACATCGACGAGAACCCGGACACCGCCGCCAAGTACGGCGTGATGTCCATTCCGACTCTCAACGTCTACCAGGGTGGCGAGGTCGCCAAGACCATCGTCGGTGCCAAGCCCAAGGCCGCGATCCTCCGCGACCTCGAAGACTTCATCGTCTCGGAGTAA
- the trxB gene encoding thioredoxin-disulfide reductase produces MSDVRNVIIIGSGPAGYTAALYTARASLKPLVFEGAVTAGGALMNTTDVENFPGFQDGIMGPDLMDNMRAQAERFGAELIPDDVVAVDLTGEIKTVTDTAGTVHRAKAVIVTTGSQHRKLGLPNEDALSGRGVSWCATCDGFFFKDQDIAVIGGGDTAMEEATFLSRFAKSVTIVHRRDTLRASKAMQERAFADPKIKFAWDSEVAGVHGEQKLSGLTLRNTKTGETSELAVTGLFIAVGHDPRTELFKGQLDLDEEGYLKVQAPSTRTNITGVFGAGDVVDHTYRQAITAAGTGCSAALDAERFLAALADEKLAEPEKTPAV; encoded by the coding sequence GTGAGCGACGTCCGTAATGTGATCATCATCGGCTCCGGGCCGGCTGGGTACACGGCCGCCCTGTACACCGCTCGCGCCTCGTTGAAGCCCCTGGTCTTCGAGGGTGCCGTCACCGCTGGTGGTGCGTTGATGAACACCACCGACGTGGAGAACTTCCCCGGCTTCCAGGACGGGATCATGGGCCCCGACCTCATGGACAACATGCGTGCTCAGGCGGAGCGCTTCGGCGCGGAGCTGATCCCGGACGACGTGGTCGCCGTGGATCTGACCGGTGAGATCAAGACGGTCACCGACACGGCCGGTACGGTCCACCGTGCCAAGGCCGTCATCGTGACGACCGGGTCCCAGCACCGGAAGCTCGGCCTGCCGAACGAGGACGCTCTCTCCGGACGCGGTGTCTCCTGGTGCGCCACCTGCGACGGGTTCTTCTTCAAGGACCAGGACATCGCGGTGATCGGAGGCGGCGACACCGCCATGGAGGAGGCGACCTTCCTCTCCCGCTTCGCGAAGTCGGTCACGATCGTCCACCGCCGTGACACTCTCCGCGCCTCCAAGGCGATGCAGGAGCGTGCCTTCGCCGACCCGAAGATCAAATTCGCCTGGGACAGCGAGGTCGCCGGGGTCCACGGGGAGCAGAAGCTGTCCGGTCTGACCCTGCGCAACACCAAGACCGGTGAGACCTCCGAGCTGGCGGTCACCGGCCTCTTCATCGCGGTCGGTCACGACCCGCGGACCGAACTCTTCAAGGGCCAGCTCGACCTCGACGAAGAGGGTTACCTCAAGGTCCAGGCTCCCTCGACGCGCACCAACATCACGGGCGTCTTCGGTGCCGGCGACGTCGTCGACCACACCTACCGTCAGGCCATCACCGCTGCCGGTACGGGCTGCTCGGCCGCCCTCGACGCCGAACGCTTCCTGGCCGCCCTGGCGGACGAGAAGCTCGCCGAGCCGGAGAAGACCCCGGCCGTCTGA
- the sigM gene encoding RNA polymerase sigma factor SigM codes for MDDAIFAGIGDQELLALHVAGEPDAFGELVRRHRDRLWAVALRTLGDREEAADAVQDALVSAFRSAHTFRGQSAVTTWLHRITVNACLDRARKAASRRTSPVDTAERLDQLLEPHESAEAPAERQDLHRELLAALATLPADQRAALVLVDMQGYPVAEAALLLGVPNGTVKSRCARGRARLLPLLAHLRGRDAEDAPTGKGTTGAERNLSRGPSVPRAAGPRDAGAHDPAAAQGGGGHV; via the coding sequence TTGGACGACGCCATATTCGCCGGCATCGGTGACCAGGAACTTCTGGCACTGCACGTGGCGGGCGAACCGGACGCCTTCGGTGAGCTGGTGCGGCGCCACCGGGACCGCCTCTGGGCGGTGGCGCTGCGGACTCTCGGAGACCGGGAGGAAGCGGCTGACGCAGTCCAGGACGCCCTCGTCTCGGCGTTCCGGTCCGCCCACACCTTCCGGGGGCAGTCCGCCGTCACCACCTGGCTGCACCGGATCACCGTCAACGCCTGCCTCGACCGCGCTCGCAAGGCGGCTTCCCGCAGGACCTCGCCGGTGGACACCGCGGAGCGCCTCGATCAGCTGCTGGAGCCGCACGAATCGGCCGAGGCACCCGCCGAACGCCAGGATCTGCACCGTGAGCTGCTGGCCGCGCTCGCGACCCTCCCCGCCGACCAGCGGGCCGCATTGGTCCTCGTGGACATGCAGGGTTATCCGGTCGCGGAAGCGGCCCTGCTCCTCGGCGTTCCGAACGGCACGGTGAAAAGCCGTTGCGCACGCGGTCGGGCCAGACTCTTGCCGCTGCTGGCTCATCTGCGCGGCCGTGACGCAGAGGACGCACCGACGGGCAAGGGCACCACGGGTGCCGAACGGAACCTGTCGCGAGGTCCATCCGTCCCACGAGCAGCAGGGCCGAGGGACGCGGGAGCGCATGATCCTGCCGCAGCGCAGGGCGGAGGCGGACACGTATGA
- a CDS encoding protein kinase family protein: MAERSTAAVDVADNSGDEPLAAKADEATTDGTAEAKNAAGESPDGVDDKDAGSPAEPPAPDLHSGHKLAKRYRLEECVTRLDGFSSWRAMDEKLRRAVGVHLLTANHPRARPVLAAARSSALLGDPRFVQVLDAVEEGDFVYVVHEWLPDAVELTALLAAGPMEAHDAFQLVSQLSQAMAAAHREGLAHLRLTPGAVLRSSTGQYRIRGLAVDAALRGVTAERPLRTDTEAIGALLYAALTQRWPYENDAYGLAGLPKGMGLIAPDQVRAGVHRGLSELAMRALANDGATASRQEPPCTTPDELAKAVAAMPRILPPEPTFAAPPEYQRTTYQQGTYGRPSVRPAPTAPTVMAVPPAPLQSRTGRALKWAVSALLIAALGLGSWQLAETLLDNKKTEEPGTTRTTDSGSTDKNALVSGKPVPIVTARDYDPLGTDGGEKPEAIKNAYDGDPSTYWSTQSYYTAKFGALKTGVGVVLDLGKVQQVGSVDVSFLDGTTSVELRSTEDATPPSMPDGFTKVAAGSGTNVTLKPENPVQSRYLLVWLTELPGSGKQYRGKISEIKVTS, translated from the coding sequence GTGGCGGAACGTAGCACGGCTGCCGTCGACGTGGCCGACAACAGCGGCGACGAGCCGCTGGCCGCCAAGGCGGACGAGGCCACGACCGACGGGACGGCTGAAGCCAAGAACGCGGCGGGCGAGAGCCCGGACGGCGTGGACGACAAGGACGCCGGCTCCCCCGCGGAACCACCGGCACCCGACCTGCACAGCGGTCACAAGCTGGCCAAGCGATACCGGCTCGAGGAGTGCGTCACCCGACTGGACGGTTTCAGCAGCTGGCGGGCGATGGACGAGAAGCTGCGGCGCGCGGTGGGAGTCCATCTGCTCACGGCGAACCATCCCCGCGCCCGGCCCGTCCTGGCAGCGGCCCGCTCCTCCGCCCTGCTCGGCGACCCCCGTTTCGTGCAGGTGCTGGACGCCGTGGAGGAGGGCGACTTCGTCTACGTCGTCCACGAGTGGCTCCCGGACGCCGTCGAGCTCACCGCACTGCTCGCCGCGGGCCCCATGGAGGCTCACGACGCGTTCCAGCTCGTGAGCCAGCTCTCCCAGGCCATGGCTGCCGCACACCGCGAGGGCCTCGCCCACTTGCGCCTGACGCCCGGCGCCGTCCTGCGCAGTTCTACGGGGCAGTACCGCATCCGCGGTCTCGCCGTGGACGCCGCGCTGCGCGGCGTCACGGCCGAGCGCCCGCTGCGTACGGACACCGAGGCCATCGGCGCCCTGCTGTACGCGGCGCTGACGCAGCGGTGGCCCTACGAGAACGACGCCTACGGACTCGCCGGCCTGCCCAAGGGCATGGGCCTCATCGCCCCCGACCAGGTCCGGGCCGGGGTCCACCGCGGGCTCTCCGAGCTCGCCATGCGCGCGCTCGCCAACGACGGTGCCACGGCCTCGCGGCAGGAACCGCCCTGCACCACCCCCGACGAACTCGCCAAGGCTGTCGCCGCGATGCCGCGCATCCTGCCGCCCGAACCGACCTTCGCCGCTCCGCCCGAGTACCAGAGGACCACCTACCAGCAGGGGACCTACGGACGCCCGTCCGTCCGTCCCGCGCCAACGGCACCGACCGTCATGGCCGTGCCGCCGGCCCCGCTCCAGAGCCGCACCGGCAGAGCCTTGAAGTGGGCCGTCTCCGCACTGCTGATCGCTGCCCTGGGTCTCGGCAGCTGGCAGCTCGCCGAGACGCTCCTGGACAACAAGAAGACCGAGGAGCCGGGCACCACCCGCACGACGGACAGCGGCAGCACCGACAAGAACGCCCTCGTCTCCGGCAAGCCCGTCCCCATCGTGACGGCCCGGGACTACGACCCGCTCGGCACCGACGGCGGCGAGAAGCCGGAGGCGATAAAGAACGCCTACGACGGTGACCCCAGCACCTACTGGTCCACGCAGAGCTACTACACCGCGAAATTCGGCGCCCTCAAGACAGGCGTCGGAGTCGTCCTCGACCTCGGCAAGGTGCAGCAGGTCGGTTCGGTGGACGTGTCCTTCCTCGACGGCACGACCTCGGTCGAGCTGCGCAGCACGGAAGACGCCACCCCACCGTCCATGCCCGACGGCTTCACCAAGGTGGCCGCGGGCTCGGGAACGAACGTGACGCTCAAGCCCGAGAACCCCGTCCAGTCGCGGTACCTTCTCGTCTGGCTCACCGAGCTGCCCGGCAGTGGAAAGCAGTACCGGGGCAAGATCTCCGAGATCAAAGTCACCAGCTGA
- the murJ gene encoding murein biosynthesis integral membrane protein MurJ, whose amino-acid sequence MNAPYDGDRVHGAGGTGADRVPPETGPDGTAPADPYLQHAYDHDPYRARDLAAQDPVGEALYDRASHPPPPPGTYQEPQPLYQQPPAAQYPPDPRFWAQTPAPEPAGPSRHLPYGDDALTTQFVGVDDLVTRASEDEVEPDAFAHLFRDQEGSGGGRHAGSPEPEPAKAPAPQKSGGRASGLLKSSALMAAGTLVSRLTGFVRSLVITAALGAVLLGDSFTIAYTLPTMIYILTVGGGLNSVFVPQLVRSMKDDEDGGEAYANRLLTLVMVALGLIVAAAVFAAPLLIRLMSLPIANDPAANSVAVTFARYCLPTIFFMGVHVVMGQILNARGKFGAMMWTPVLNNIVMITTFGLFIWVYGTAAESQMGVRTIPADGVRLLGIGTLLGLTVQALAMIPYLREAGFRFRPRFDWRGHGLGKTIKLAKWTVLFVLANQAGVLVVTQLATSAGKSSGQNGTGFLAYSNAQLIWGMPQAIITVSVMAALLPRIARAAHDNDPGAVRDDISQGLRNSAVAIVPVAFGFLALGLPMCTLLYGASGSEAARSMGFILMAFALGLIPYSVQYVVLRGFYAYEDTRTPFYNTVIVATVNAAASVVCFLVLPARWAVVGMAASYGLAYAVGVGVAWRRLRNRLGGDLDGARVVRTYARLCLAAIPAALVGGVVGVALLELLGEGVLGSVVALICGGLLLLGIFFAAAKKMRIEEVNGLMGMVRGRLGR is encoded by the coding sequence ATGAACGCGCCGTACGACGGTGACCGCGTGCACGGCGCGGGCGGGACGGGCGCCGACCGTGTGCCCCCGGAGACGGGACCGGACGGGACGGCCCCGGCCGACCCGTACCTCCAGCACGCCTACGACCACGACCCCTACCGGGCGCGGGACCTCGCCGCCCAGGACCCGGTCGGTGAAGCCCTGTACGACCGGGCCTCCCATCCGCCGCCGCCCCCGGGCACCTACCAGGAGCCGCAGCCGCTCTACCAGCAGCCTCCCGCGGCCCAGTACCCCCCGGACCCCCGGTTCTGGGCCCAGACGCCCGCACCGGAGCCCGCAGGGCCCTCCCGGCACCTCCCCTACGGCGACGACGCTCTGACGACCCAGTTCGTCGGCGTCGACGACCTCGTCACCCGCGCCTCGGAGGACGAAGTGGAGCCGGACGCGTTCGCCCACCTCTTCCGGGACCAGGAAGGCTCCGGCGGTGGCCGGCACGCCGGCAGTCCCGAGCCCGAGCCCGCCAAGGCACCCGCGCCGCAGAAGTCCGGAGGACGGGCTTCGGGACTGCTCAAGTCCAGCGCCCTGATGGCCGCCGGCACGCTGGTCTCACGGCTCACCGGATTCGTCCGGAGCCTCGTCATCACGGCGGCGCTCGGCGCCGTCCTGCTCGGCGACAGCTTCACCATCGCCTACACGCTGCCGACGATGATCTACATCCTCACCGTCGGTGGCGGCCTGAACTCCGTGTTCGTGCCCCAGCTCGTCCGCTCCATGAAGGACGACGAGGACGGCGGTGAGGCGTACGCCAACCGTCTGCTCACCCTGGTGATGGTCGCGCTCGGCCTGATCGTGGCCGCGGCGGTGTTCGCCGCGCCCTTGCTCATCCGGCTGATGTCCCTGCCCATCGCCAACGATCCCGCCGCCAACAGTGTGGCCGTGACCTTCGCGCGCTACTGCCTGCCGACGATCTTCTTCATGGGCGTGCACGTCGTGATGGGGCAGATCCTCAACGCGCGCGGCAAATTCGGCGCGATGATGTGGACCCCGGTCCTCAACAACATCGTCATGATCACCACGTTCGGCCTCTTCATCTGGGTCTACGGCACCGCGGCCGAGTCCCAGATGGGGGTACGGACCATCCCGGCGGACGGCGTGCGCCTGCTGGGCATCGGCACCCTGCTCGGCCTCACCGTGCAGGCACTGGCGATGATCCCGTACCTGCGCGAGGCGGGTTTCCGGTTCCGGCCGCGCTTCGACTGGAGGGGCCACGGCCTCGGCAAGACGATCAAGCTGGCCAAGTGGACCGTGCTGTTCGTCCTCGCCAACCAGGCGGGCGTCCTGGTCGTCACGCAGCTCGCCACCTCGGCCGGCAAGTCCTCCGGCCAGAACGGCACCGGTTTCCTCGCCTACTCCAACGCCCAGCTCATCTGGGGCATGCCGCAGGCCATCATCACCGTCTCCGTCATGGCCGCGCTGCTGCCCCGCATCGCACGAGCCGCGCACGACAACGATCCCGGTGCGGTCCGCGACGACATCTCCCAGGGGCTGAGAAATTCCGCCGTCGCGATCGTGCCGGTCGCCTTCGGCTTCCTCGCGCTCGGTCTGCCGATGTGCACCCTGCTCTACGGAGCGAGCGGCTCCGAAGCGGCCCGGTCGATGGGCTTCATCCTGATGGCCTTCGCCCTCGGCCTCATCCCGTACTCCGTGCAGTACGTCGTGCTGCGCGGCTTCTACGCGTACGAGGACACCCGCACGCCCTTCTACAACACGGTCATCGTGGCGACCGTCAACGCCGCCGCGTCGGTCGTCTGCTTCCTGGTCCTCCCCGCCCGCTGGGCGGTGGTCGGCATGGCGGCGTCCTACGGCCTCGCCTACGCGGTCGGGGTGGGCGTCGCCTGGCGCCGGCTGCGCAACCGCCTCGGCGGCGATCTGGACGGCGCCCGCGTCGTCCGTACGTACGCCCGCCTCTGCCTGGCGGCGATCCCCGCCGCACTCGTCGGGGGCGTGGTCGGGGTCGCACTCCTCGAACTTCTCGGCGAAGGTGTACTCGGTTCGGTCGTCGCGCTGATCTGTGGCGGTCTGTTGCTGCTCGGCATCTTCTTCGCCGCGGCCAAGAAGATGCGGATCGAAGAGGTGAACGGGCTGATGGGTATGGTCCGGGGACGGCTCGGCCGCTGA